One genomic segment of Actinoplanes ianthinogenes includes these proteins:
- a CDS encoding phytanoyl-CoA dioxygenase family protein, giving the protein MLEQYQQDGFLLMPPGFLPAETLAEITRAVPGLLETDSPARVMERDGVTPRSVYGIHHREGVFADLMRHPALLGAVQQILHDDVYVHQSKVNIKAAFAGDQWDWHQDYIYWLQDDGITRPDLVNVAIFLDEVNEFNGPLTFIPGSHRDGVLTATGRDGMPLGYEDAPEWIATLTADEKFQVSDEVIADLAGRNGMVSPKGPAGCVLFFDPNLLHASTRNMSPGRRAMVILVYNAVDNIPHDVTDPRPDFLAEPEPRALTPLTTN; this is encoded by the coding sequence ATGCTGGAACAGTATCAGCAGGATGGATTCCTGCTCATGCCGCCGGGTTTCCTGCCGGCGGAGACCCTGGCGGAGATCACCCGCGCGGTGCCGGGGCTGCTGGAGACCGACAGCCCGGCCCGGGTCATGGAGCGCGACGGCGTCACGCCCCGCTCCGTGTACGGCATCCACCACCGGGAGGGCGTGTTCGCCGACCTGATGCGCCACCCGGCGCTGCTCGGCGCGGTGCAGCAGATCCTGCACGACGACGTCTACGTCCACCAGTCGAAGGTGAACATCAAGGCGGCGTTCGCCGGGGACCAGTGGGACTGGCACCAGGACTACATCTATTGGCTCCAGGACGACGGGATCACCCGTCCTGACCTGGTCAACGTCGCCATCTTCCTGGACGAGGTGAACGAGTTCAACGGCCCGCTGACGTTCATCCCCGGCTCGCACCGCGACGGGGTGCTGACCGCCACCGGCCGGGACGGCATGCCGCTGGGCTACGAGGACGCGCCGGAGTGGATCGCCACCCTCACCGCCGACGAGAAGTTCCAGGTGAGCGACGAGGTGATCGCCGACCTGGCGGGGCGCAACGGCATGGTCAGCCCCAAGGGCCCGGCCGGCTGCGTGCTCTTCTTCGACCCGAATCTGCTGCACGCGTCGACCCGCAACATGTCGCCGGGCCGCCGCGCGATGGTGATTCTCGTGTACAACGCGGTCGACAACATCCCGCACGACGTCACCGATCCGCGGCCCGATTTCCTGGCCGAACCGGAACCGCGCGCGCTCACCCCGTTGACCACCAATTGA
- a CDS encoding iron-containing redox enzyme family protein has protein sequence MTSTDLAIAFPTGLVPTAAVETARFELFRTLHAHYAAYLSPPEDFQRIPRLNTDPEIAAIEQTWLDWEDAQVDPERLPKTAAEFPDWFRALSANHVQEEFCRYLAEDATIAELALFFLAEELVDGRFDDLVALAQLGSTGAMKLVIGENYWDEMGQGALERMHTVLFEHSARYMRERLAERGYDAGQVICSEIFENACLTLMYGIHRHLIPRSVGALGLMEHSAPPRFTAMVEGCTRLGVPEDVITYQRIHVHVDEDHGAEWLDHVLTPLVETSPAMLREVCLGILTRERVANAYYQRVWQQMKALR, from the coding sequence ATGACTTCGACCGATCTCGCCATCGCTTTTCCGACCGGCCTCGTCCCCACCGCGGCGGTGGAGACGGCTCGCTTCGAACTCTTCCGGACGCTGCACGCGCACTACGCCGCCTACCTGTCCCCGCCGGAGGACTTCCAGCGGATCCCCCGGCTCAACACCGACCCGGAGATCGCGGCCATCGAGCAGACCTGGCTCGACTGGGAGGACGCCCAGGTTGACCCGGAGCGCCTGCCGAAGACCGCGGCCGAGTTCCCGGACTGGTTCCGCGCGCTGAGCGCCAACCACGTGCAGGAAGAGTTCTGCCGCTACCTCGCCGAGGACGCCACGATCGCCGAGCTGGCCCTGTTCTTCCTGGCCGAGGAGCTGGTCGACGGCCGCTTCGACGACCTCGTCGCGCTGGCCCAGCTGGGCTCGACCGGCGCCATGAAGCTGGTGATCGGGGAGAACTACTGGGACGAGATGGGCCAGGGCGCCCTGGAGCGGATGCACACCGTGCTGTTCGAGCACTCCGCGAGGTACATGCGTGAGCGGCTCGCCGAGCGCGGCTACGACGCCGGCCAGGTGATCTGCTCGGAGATCTTCGAGAACGCCTGCCTCACCCTGATGTACGGCATCCACCGGCACCTGATCCCCCGCTCGGTCGGCGCGCTGGGGCTGATGGAGCACAGCGCCCCGCCGCGCTTCACCGCGATGGTCGAGGGCTGCACCCGGCTCGGCGTGCCGGAGGACGTGATCACGTACCAGCGGATCCACGTGCACGTCGACGAGGACCACGGCGCCGAGTGGCTGGACCACGTGCTCACCCCGCTGGTCGAGACGTCACCGGCGATGCTGCGCGAGGTCTGCCTGGGCATCCTGACCCGGGAGCGGGTGGCGAACGCGTACTACCAGCGGGTGTGGCAGCAGATGAAGGCGCTGCGCTAG
- a CDS encoding pyridoxamine 5'-phosphate oxidase family protein: MEPDAFYHGGSETLQEAFGTRELAAHLARRYVTEALEDDHVRWIRGADAVFVATVSPDGQPECSYKGGLPGFVRVLDDRTLEIPSYDGNGMYRTLGNAAASSRVGLLFLFPELPAKLRVNGISSVTRDAAGLQGAEAVLRIRVEQVFENCPRYLHDPATGAHSAHCPRPGYTPPEPAWKQKPEYDQLLPARTATEEGP, translated from the coding sequence ATGGAGCCGGACGCCTTCTACCACGGCGGCAGCGAGACCCTCCAGGAGGCGTTCGGCACCCGGGAGCTCGCCGCCCACCTGGCCCGGAGGTACGTCACCGAGGCCCTCGAGGACGACCACGTGCGCTGGATCCGCGGGGCGGACGCGGTGTTCGTGGCGACGGTGAGCCCGGACGGGCAGCCGGAGTGCTCGTACAAGGGCGGCCTGCCGGGCTTCGTCCGGGTGCTCGACGATCGCACCCTGGAGATCCCCAGCTATGACGGCAACGGGATGTACCGGACGCTGGGCAACGCCGCCGCGTCGAGCCGGGTGGGCCTGCTCTTCCTCTTCCCGGAGCTGCCCGCGAAGTTGCGGGTGAACGGCATCAGCTCGGTCACCCGCGACGCGGCCGGCCTTCAGGGCGCCGAGGCGGTCCTGCGGATCCGGGTGGAGCAGGTCTTCGAGAACTGCCCCCGCTACCTGCACGACCCGGCCACCGGCGCCCACTCCGCGCACTGCCCGCGCCCCGGCTACACGCCGCCGGAGCCCGCCTGGAAGCAGAAGCCCGAATACGACCAGTTGTTGCCGGCCCGCACGGCGACCGAGGAGGGACCATGA
- a CDS encoding cyclase family protein: protein MSHIVDLSHLIEAGMVTYPGLPGPVISDHMSRADSRDRYPAGTEFQIGSVTLVANTGTYLDTPFHRYPDGADLSAIDLSRLADVPGVVIDATDGSRAVGPELLEGVDVTGRAVLIHTGWDRHWRTPQYGAAEHPFVTADLVDWLIQRRPALVGIDSVNIDDMADLTRPAHTGLLGAGIAVVEHLHNLHELQDREFRFHGAPVPVSGMGSFPIRAYAVVH, encoded by the coding sequence ATGAGCCACATCGTCGACCTGTCGCACCTCATCGAGGCGGGCATGGTGACCTATCCGGGACTGCCCGGACCGGTGATCAGCGACCACATGTCCCGCGCGGACTCCCGGGACCGTTACCCGGCGGGCACCGAGTTCCAGATCGGCTCGGTCACCCTGGTCGCCAACACGGGCACGTACCTGGACACCCCGTTCCACCGGTACCCGGACGGAGCCGACCTCAGCGCGATCGATCTCAGCCGGCTCGCCGACGTCCCCGGTGTGGTGATCGACGCGACCGACGGAAGCCGCGCGGTCGGTCCGGAGCTGCTGGAGGGCGTCGACGTCACCGGCCGGGCGGTGCTGATCCACACCGGGTGGGACCGGCACTGGCGTACCCCGCAGTACGGCGCCGCCGAGCACCCGTTCGTCACCGCCGACCTGGTGGACTGGCTGATCCAGCGGCGCCCGGCGCTGGTCGGCATCGACTCGGTGAACATCGACGACATGGCCGACCTGACCCGGCCGGCGCACACCGGCCTGCTGGGCGCCGGGATCGCCGTGGTCGAGCACCTGCACAACCTGCACGAGTTGCAGGACCGGGAGTTCCGGTTCCACGGGGCGCCGGTGCCGGTGTCCGGCATGGGCAGCTTCCCGATCCGGGCCTACGCGGTCGTCCATTAG